Within the Telopea speciosissima isolate NSW1024214 ecotype Mountain lineage chromosome 4, Tspe_v1, whole genome shotgun sequence genome, the region TGAGAATTAATATTAATTTAAATTGAATTTGATaaacatacatatcaaacatgccgcCCCTAAAGCAGCCTTACATTCTTGGAGGTAATAATGCAAGAAGTATGTCTCCATACATTtgatttcttctgtttccataattaataaaatttaaagGGCAGCTTGGTTCTAGGATTTCCAAGGTTGGAAAAAAGTAATGAGGCTTACTGTTATAAAAAACCATTATGTTATTAATACAAGAATTCTATTAGTTATACATAATCGTGCTCAGCACACGCTCATTTACTAGTTATATTAATAAGATACATAAATGTCTTTATCTTGTTTGTtgtgttttaattgttttttttttcaatctcatGTGGGCACaagaagggaagctatcaaTTACAATTACCCATTGGccactttaccaaaaaataaacaatttaCCCATTGGTCACTTACCTTATCATTTACTTAATTTCGCTTGCAAAAATATACCCTAGTCATAATCATCTATCTGAAGCATTATcacatttattaaaaaaaaaggggtacccagtgcatgaggctcccgtcATTGggaggtctggggagggtcataatgtagacaaccttacccccacttgatcacaatggagcaacttgTACtcttgcaccaaggcccaccctcaaaATTATTGAACTCATAGCCTTGAGGGATATTCGGGGATAaaaaacatggttttagtgcacggtatcagaatGGGTATCGGTCAACTTAGAAACCAATATGGTATCGAATTGATATCGGTAAGGATCAGCCGTATGGTACAAATTTGCCCCTGATCCTCATTTaaaagtagttttttttttttttttttttttttttgacaatttgACCCTTTGTCTGTACTGTATCATCGATACGGTATCAGTATTGGTATCCGCAAGGTGAAAAACCGGTATCGGACTACCGGATACGGGCGATCCGATACCGATAGTTAGAATCATGATTAAAAAGAACCTTCTAGTAAAtgtgttttcttctttaaataattCTACTCCCAATTAAATTTTAGGTCAAATTGCTAGTTGATGATCGATGCCATGTAACTGGCACTACTTGATGAGTCATATTGCAGGAATGATTTTGTCATCTGTATCTCTAATTAATTGATGATACCATGTAATATTATTGTCTCTTATTCTTGGATGAACACTATTCTTTTTGTTAGCTATGTCATATCCTATGAGGCTGTGACCCACCCCAGGCCAGGCTTCATATCCTCTCCTCCATAAATACCCTTCCAATGGCGTGTGGCTTCCACAAgccttcttcattcatcatctctattttcttctaaGTAGCCTTTCTCAATACCTAGCCTTCTTCATCGTCTCCCTTCTCTTGTCACTCCATGGCAACCCTTGAACTAGAAGCTGCTAGCAACCAATTACGAAACAATGATGTTGAGCAACAGATAGACCAAGAAATCAAAGTTAACTACTCCCAAAGGGCACAGTGGCTTAGAGCTGCTGTGCTTGGAGCAACCGATGGTTTGGTCTCCACAGCATCCTTAATAATGGGAGTAGGAGCTGTTAGACAAGATGTTAAATCAATGATTGTTACTGGTTTTGCAGGGATGGTTGCCGGAGCTTGTAGTATGGCGATCGGAGAGTTCGTGTCGGTTTACTCGCAGTATGACATAGAGGTGTCTGAGATAAAGAGACAGAATAAAGCTTCAGTTGATGATGAGAAAGAAAGTCTGGATGAGAGTGATAAAGAAGACTTGCCAAACCCATTCAAGGCTGCTGGAGCATCAGCTCTTTCATTTGTTGTTGGAGCTCTGGTGCCACTGTTATCAGCTTCTTTTATAAAAGATTATAAGGTGAGGTTAGGGGTGGTGATTGCACTTTCAAGCTTGGCATTGTTGGTGTTTGGAGGTATAGGTGCTGTGTTGGGGAAGTCACCTTTGAAGAGGTCTTCTTTGAGGGTGTTGGTTGGGGGTTGGCTTGCTATGGGTATTACTTATGGGTT harbors:
- the LOC122659086 gene encoding vacuolar iron transporter homolog 4-like; translated protein: MATLELEAASNQLRNNDVEQQIDQEIKVNYSQRAQWLRAAVLGATDGLVSTASLIMGVGAVRQDVKSMIVTGFAGMVAGACSMAIGEFVSVYSQYDIEVSEIKRQNKASVDDEKESLDESDKEDLPNPFKAAGASALSFVVGALVPLLSASFIKDYKVRLGVVIALSSLALLVFGGIGAVLGKSPLKRSSLRVLVGGWLAMGITYGLTKLIGLAGL